A DNA window from Arachis hypogaea cultivar Tifrunner chromosome 18, arahy.Tifrunner.gnm2.J5K5, whole genome shotgun sequence contains the following coding sequences:
- the LOC112770625 gene encoding F-box/kelch-repeat protein At3g23880-like: MKHLGNLPADLIREILTRLSVRQILQLRIVCRSWNSLICSPEFANHHLHRSTLTQPPPLLCWKEAGRRGDIMHCSSQSLILYRQHQPTAFESHPADGIVIQGSCNGLLCLSQGFPFETLTLFNPSTRSVSPSVPFQCSHECGDDVFCGFGYDILHDQYKFVMGCSASSLITYSKVRSGALVFTFGANPSWKIVNHPVFPYDFVGPRNGIFVSGTLNWIVYHPTIDHFELEWFLLTFDLKKESFGRLCLPITRTRSDVVHLPRLQLHNNRLSVCYRTPNMRIICALWIMKEYGVEESWIKLFEIPCGGMISPCVSVYISEDHNLLALDESDRKFIVYNLRRNKLVSQVSHGYHSITIFLCHESLVSPSHYSPSTHALLGNWTQLNIRHRSGCI, from the coding sequence ATGAAACACCTTGGTAATCTTCCAGCAGATCTGATTAGAGAAATCTTGACGAGGCTTTCAGTGAGGCAAATCCTGCAACTGAGGATTGTATGCCGTTCATGGAACTCCCTAATCTGCAGCCCTGAATTCGCCAACCACCACCTTCATCGCTCAACCCTAACTCAGCCGCCGCCATTGCTATGTTGGAAGGAAGCGGGACGGAGGGGCGACATCATGCATTGCTCTTCACAATCTCTTATTCTTTATCGCCAGCATCAGCCAACTGCATTCGAGTCACATCCGGCTGACGGAATAGTCATCCAGGGATCTTGCAACGGATTGCTCTGCTTGTCTCAAGGCTTTCCCTTTGAAACTCTTACTCTTTTCAATCCCAGTACCCGTTCGGTATCCCCATCCGTTCCGTTCCAGTGCTCGCACGAGTGCGGAGACGATGTTTTCTGTGGCTTTGGCTATGATATTCTACATGACCAGTACAAGTTTGTTATGGGTTGTTCTGCCTCGTCTCTTATAACTTATTCCAAGGTGAGATCTGGCGCTTTAGTTTTCACTTTTGGTGCAAATCCTTCTTGGAAAATTGTTAATCATCCGGTGTTTCCGTACGATTTTGTTGGCCCAAGGAATGGAATATTTGTGAGCGGCACTCTCAATTGGATTGTGTATCATCCTACTATAGATCATTTTGAATTGGAGTGGTTCCTTCTTACCTTCGACTTGAAAAAGGAGTCGTTTGGTCGATTGTGTCTGCCGATTACTAGAACGCGCTCTGACGTCGTCCACCTGCCTCGCTTGCAACTCCACAATAACCGTCTTTCTGTTTGTTATCGCACTCCGAATATGCGAATTATTTGCGCTCTTTGGATAATGAAAGAGTACGGAGTTGAAGAGTCTTGGATTAAATTGTTCGAAATCCCATGTGGTGGAATGATCTCGCCATGTGTTTCGGTGTACATCTCAGAAGATCATAATCTTTTGGCATTAGATGAATCTGATCGCAAatttattgtgtataatttacGTCGAAACAAACTAGTTTCTCAGGTGTCTCACGGGTATCATTCGATAACTATATTCCTTTGCCATGAGAGTTTGGTCTCACCGTCACATTATTCACCTTCAACTCATGCTTTGCTTGGGAACTGGACACAACTCAACATTCGGCATAGGTCAGGTTGCATTTGA